In one window of Heterodontus francisci isolate sHetFra1 chromosome X, sHetFra1.hap1, whole genome shotgun sequence DNA:
- the LOC137358525 gene encoding histone H4-like yields MSVRGKGGKGLDKGRAKQHHKVLRDNIQGITKPAIRCLARHGGVKWISGLIYEETHGVPKVFLENVIRDAVTYTEHAKRKMVAAMDVVYALKQQGRTLYGFSS; encoded by the coding sequence ATGTCTgtaagaggtaaaggaggcaaaggactggacaAAGGCAGAGCAAAGCAGCAccacaaagtgcttcgtgataatatccagggcatcaccaaaccagcaatccgctgcCTGGCCCGCCATGGCGGGGTCAAGTGGATCTCGGGTTTGATATATGAGGAGACTCATGGGGTGCCGAAGgtattcctggagaatgtgattagggatgcggtcacctacactgaacatgcCAAGCGCAAGATGGtcgctgccatggatgtggtgtacgctctgaaacagcAGGGCCGTACTCTCTATGGATTCAGCAGCTAA